TTCCCTGGCTCTGCTGCTCGCCCTATCCGCGTGCAGCTCCGCGCGTTCGATGAGCGAGGCCGCGCCCATGGCCATGCGTGAATCGGGCGGTCCCGGCGCGCCGCGTGCCGTCATCCAGCAGGCGGGCCTTTCGATGGTCACGGACAGCCTGGCGCGCCTTCACCGCGCTGCGGATAGCCTGGCGGTGGCCTTGGGCGGGTACGTGGGAGAGGCGGAGCTGCGCGAAAGCGACCTGCACATGTCACTGCGCGTGCCGGCGCCGGCACTGAACGGCGTGCTGGACCGGCTGTCGGCCCTGGGCACGGTGAA
This window of the Longimicrobium sp. genome carries:
- a CDS encoding DUF4349 domain-containing protein; the encoded protein is MIRIRPFLSLALLLALSACSSARSMSEAAPMAMRESGGPGAPRAVIQQAGLSMVTDSLARLHRAADSLAVALGGYVGEAELRESDLHMSLRVPAPALNGVLDRLSALGTVKRRTVRRQDVTAQVVDVEARLGTLRTVRDRLRAYLGNAAATADLVAIERELARVQGEIDVLEAQQ